A stretch of DNA from Pseudonocardia hierapolitana:
GCTGTCGGAACCGGGGCTGCTCGGCGCGTGGAACATCCTGGTGAAGGGCACGCTCGGCGTGCTCACCTCGCTCACGCTGGCCGCCACCACCCCGCTGCGCGACCTCCTCCTCGGGCTGCAACGGCTGCACGCGCCCGCGCTCGTCGTCACGATCGCCACGCTGATGCTGCGCTACGTCGACGTGATCATCGGCGAGGCCCGCCGGATGCGGCTGGCCCGCATCTCCCGTGGGCACGACCCGCGGTTCCTCTGGCAGGCCGGCGCCACGGCTCGTGGCGTCGGATCGCTCTTCGTCCGTTCCTACGAGCGCGGCGAGCGCGTCCACCTCGCGATGCTCTCGCGCGGCTGGACCGGCCGGATGCCGCCGCTGTCCGACGCCCGGACCAGCCGTGGGCAGTGGCTCGCCGGGCTCGCCCCAGTCCCGGTCGCCGTCGCGCTGGCAACCGCGGGTTGGATGCTGTCATGAGCACGGTGCCCGACCCGGCCGCCACCGCGGTGGCGGCCACTCCCCCGTCATCACTCGAGGTGCGCGGGCTCGCCTTCGCCTACCCGGACGGGCACCAGGCCCTCTACGGGGTCGACCTCACCGTGCGCCGCGGCGAGCGGGTGGCCCTGCTCGGCCCGAACGGCGCTGGCAAGACCACGCTGGTGCTGCACCTCAACGGCATCCTCACCCCCGGGCGGGGTTCGGTCGCCGTCGGCGGGCTACCGGTCGCAAGAGCGCACCTGCGCGAGATCCGCAGGCGCGTCGGCATCGTGTTCCAGGACCCCGACGACCAGCTGTTCCTGCCGACCGTCGGCGAGGACGTCGCGTTCGGCCCGGCGAACTTCGGGGTCAGCGGCGCCGCACTGGCCGCGAGGGTGGACGCGGCGCTCGCCGCCGTCGGGATGGGCGAGCACCGCGACCGCTCGCCGCTGCACCTGTCCGGCGGGCAGCGCAGGCGCGTCGCTCTGGCCACCGTGCTGGCGTGCGAGCCGGAGATCCTCGTGCTCGACGAGCCGTCCACCAACCTGGACCCGGTGGCCCGCCGCGAGCTCGCCGAGGTGCTGCTCGGGCTGGACACGACGATGCTCATGGTCACCCACGACCTGCCCTACGCGCTGCAGCTGTGCCCGCGCAGCGTGGTGCTCGACGACGGCGTCGTGGTGGCCGACGGACCCACGCGCGAGCTGCTCGCCGACGCCGACCTGCTCCGCCGCCACCGCCTCGAGCTGCCCTACGGCTTCAGCCCGTGAGCGGGGCGTGCATCATCTGGACCAGCGGGCGGAACCCGACGCGCTCGTAGAGGCGCACGGCGCCCGCGTTGTCCGCCGCCACGCTGATCGACCAGTGGCGGCAGCCCCGCGCCTCCAGCTCGGTCCGCACCGCGCCCAGCAGCGCCGTGCCGACGCCCGCGCCGCGGGCCTGCGGCGAGACGGCGAGCGACTCGACGTCGCCCCGGACCGGCCCGAGGTCGAACGTCGGACCCGACGGCAGCAGCCGGCACATCGCGTAGCCGACCACCTCGTCGGCGCCTTCCCTGTGGGCGAGGAAGAGCAGGCCGCTGCCGTCCCCCAGCCACGACGCGTACTCGCGGCGGCGCCGTTCCCACGCCTCACCCGCCGGCCGCACCGGCACCCGCCCGGCCACGACGGTGCGGTGGTGCTCGACCATCGCCTTCCACAGCGGTGCCAGCGCGTCGACGTCGCCGAGGGCTCCCGGGGTGATCTCGATGTCCACGTCCGGAGCCTAAGCGGCAGCGGACGTGTGCCTCACTGCGGCGGCGGGGCCGGGTAGCCCGGGCGCGGCCCGCCGTTGCCCCGGACACCGCCCCGGTCGGTCGGGACCTGCGGGATCCCGTGCGGCGGCGTGGGCACAGCGCTCTCCGGCTGCCGAGTCTGCGTGGGCGACGGGGTGGGTGACGGGGTGGGCGACTGGGGCCGTCCCTCCCGCGGAGTGGCCGCGCCGTAGGCGGGACCGGGCTCCGACGGGGCGCGCGGCGCCGAAACGGTCTGCGGAGACGGGGTGGCGGGGATGGGTGCGCCGATCGGCGGCACCTCCTTGCGCGCCTGCGCCTCGGCGTCGGCGACCACCTTCGCGATCTCGGGGTCGCTCGCCGTGTCGAACCATCCCTTGATGGACTCGTCGTCGTCCTCCGGCTTGGTCAGCGAGACCGTGTCCTCGACCGGCGAGGGTTCGAACCGGAACACGCCGTCCTCGCCGGGCACGCCGAGCATGCGGGTGAACCCTTCGAGGGCCTTTCCGAAGTCGGACGGCACGATCCAGACCTTGTTGGCCTCGCCCTTCGCCATCTCGGGCAGCGTCTGCAGGTACTGGTAGGTGAGCAGTTCGGGGGTCGGCCGGGCCGCCTTGATCGCCGCGAACACCTTCTCGATCGCCTTGGCCTGACCCTGCGCCTGCAGGTACTGCGCCGCCCGCTCGCCCTGCGCCCGCAGGATGCGCGACTGCCGCTCGGCCTCCGCGTTGAGGATTGCGGCCTGCTTGGCGCCTTCCGCGGTGAGGATCTGGCTCTGCTTGTTGCCCTCGGCGCTGCGGATCGCCGACTCCCGCTGGCCCTCGGCCGTGAGGATCATCGCCCGCTTCTCGCGGTCGGCCTTCATCTGCCGCTCCATCGACTCCTGGATCGACGCGGGCGGGTCGATGGCCTTGATCTCCACGCGCCCGACCCGGATGCCCCAGCGGCCGGTGGCCTCGTCCAGCTCGCCGCGCAGGACGGTGTTGATCTGGTCGCGGGAGGTGAGCGTGCCCTCGAGGGTCATCCCGCCGACGACGTTGCGCAGCGTCGTGGTGGTGATCTGCTCGACGCCGGTGATGTAGTCGGAGATCTCGTAGACGGCGGCCTTCGGGTCGGTCACCTGGAAGTAGACGACGGTGTCGATGTTCACCGTCAGGTTGTCCTGGGTGATCACCGGCTGCGGCGGGAACGAGACCACCTGCTCGCGCAGGTCGATCCGCTCGCGGACCTTGTCGATGAACGGCACCAGGAACGCCAGGCCCGGCTCCGCGGTTCCCTTGTACCGCCCGAGCCGCTCGATCACCGCGGCCGTGGCCTGCGGGATGATCTGCACCGCCTTGATCAGCGACACGACCACGAGCAACACCAACAGCACCACGACGATCAGCACAACGGTGCCTTCGGTCACGGTAGCCCCCTCTGTAGAGCAGGTCGGAAATCAGTCCTGTGCGACGACGACCGCGGTGGCGCCGGAGATGCTCAGCACGGTGACCCGGGCGCCGGGCTCGATCGCGCCGTGCCCGTCGCTCGTCCGTGCCGACCACAGCTCGCCGCCGATCTTCACGCGGCCGCCGTGCTCGTCGACCGTCGCCACGACGATCGCGGTGCTCCCCAGCAGCGCCTGGTGGTGCATCACGGCGGGGTCGACGCCGCGGTCGAGGCGCCTGCGCAGCGCCGGGCGCACCGCGAACAGCAGCAGCACCGACACGACGGCGAACACGACACCGCCGACCACCGGCCCTCCCACGAGCAGGGACGCCCCACCGGCGGCCAGCGCGCCACCCCCGAGCATCAGGAGCACGAACTCGCCGGACAGCAACTCCGCCACGACGAGCAGCCCGCCGACGATGAGCCAGATCACGGCGGCCGTCATGCCAGCAGATCCTGCCAGACCTGCTCCGGCTCGTGATCGCCTGAGATCAGGTGGTTACGAAGTCGATGAGCTGCTCGACGGCACCGATCAGCGGCGTCTCCAGGTCGCGGTAGGTGCGCACCGCTCCGAGCACGCGCCGCGCGCCGTCGGCGGGCTCGCCCCACCGCAGGGCGCGACAGACGCCGGTCTTCCAGTCGGTGCCCCGCGGCACCTCCGGCCACGCCCCGATCCCCACGACCGACGGCTTCACCGCCTGCCACACGTCGACGTACGGGTGACCCGTGACGAGCACGTGCGGGCCCGCGACCGCGGCCGCCGCGCGGGTCTCCTTGGACCCCTCCACCAGGTGGTCGACGAGCACCCCGAGGCGCCGCTGCGGCCCCGGCTCGAACTCGGCCACGGCGGCGGCGAGGTCGTCCATGCCGTGCATCGGCTCCACCACGACGCCCTCGACGCGCAGGTCGTGGCCCCACACGCGCTCGACGAGCTCGGCGTCGTGCAGGCCCTCGACCCAGATCCGGGCCGCCCGTGCGGTGCGGGCGGTGTGGCCCTGCACGCGCACCGACCCGGACGCGGACCGGGCAGGCGCCGCCGGGGCGCTCCGGGGCACGACGAGGGTGGCCGGCGCGCCCTCGTACAGGAACCCCGCCGGACGCAGCGGGAACACCCGCCTGCCGCCGTGGCGGTCCTCGAGGGTGACGCCGCGCGCGTCCACCCCCACGACGGCACCGCAGAACCCGCTCGCCGGGTCCTCCACCACCAGCCCCGGCTCGGCCACCACCTCCGGGATCTGCTTGCGCGTACGGATGCGGGTGCCGTCGGCGGCGAACGCCCCTCGGTAGTCGTGCGCACGGGTCACGCACCCGTTCTACCGGCCCCGGAAACCCGGACCGGGGCACGACACGCCGGGTCACCGCGCGTGAGCTGCGGCAACGGAGCGTGCCCGCGTTCACCCCGAGGCGGCAGTGCTCTCCCACTCGGACGTGGATAGCCTGACGCTGTGCCCTGCCCCTCCGCCACCTTCACCGTGTGGGCCTCGGCCTGGCTCGTGGGCGCCGCCGCGCCCGACGACGTGCTCGACGCGCTCGCCCCGTGGGCGGACGCGCACGACGTCCAAGCCGCCGATTCGGACACTGCGCAACTCACCAACCTCCCCGCACCCGGGGAGCCGGTGAGCTCGCCGACGTTCCTGCTCGCGGCGCTGCGTCGCGCCGCGGCCGGGCGCGCAGCGGCCGGCCCGGCCCGCCTGGTGCTGCCTGCGCCCGGCGACGTGCGCGGGCTGCCCGGCCCGGGGGACTTCAGCACCGCGGCCATCACGGCGGGCGAGGGGGTGCTGTTCCCGGACACCGGGTCCGGCGGTGGGCTGGGGATCGTGCCCACCACCGTGGCCGACGGCGTGCTGCGGTGGACCGTCTACCGGGTGCCGGATCCAGGCCCGCCACCGGAGTTCGTCCCGCTGAGCCACGCGGAGCGCGACCTGCGCGACCAGGTGCGGCAGTCCGCCTCGGTCCTCACCTCGCTCGGGGTCGCCCGGCACCGCCCGGGGGTCCGGGAGGAGATCGCCGCGGCCCTGCGCGCCCGGCCGGCGTCGCTGTGGCCCGCGGGCATGCCGCCGCAGGCGCTGCGCGTCCTGCAGCACGCCGACGAGGTGGAGGCGATCCTGGCGGCGGCGAAGATCGACGATCCGGGTGGTGCCCTCTCCGCGTCCGCCGCCGGCGCACGACGCGAGGCCCTGCGCCCCATCGAGACGGCGGTGCGGGTGGCCCGCCGCGCCGCGGTGGCCGAGGCCGTCCGGGTGCTGGCGAGCAGCCCCCTGGTCTGACGCACCGAGAGTGCTGGCCTCCCGGTTCTTGGCGTCAGGACGCCGGGGGCGGGGTGTAGGCCTCGGTGGGCCGGGCCTCGGGCCTTTGGTGGCGTCTTTTGGTGAGGCATTCGCTCGAGGCCTTCGTGGGCGCCCTCGAGCAGGACCTTCGGATGGGCCTTCGGTGGCCACCTTGGCGCCAGGCCTTCGGTGGCGCCGCGCATCGTGCGGGGCCGCCCCTCAGAGCTCAAGGGCGCCTTCGGCGTCGCTCCGCGATCGCTGCGCGACCCTTGACCTCTGAGCCTCTGCGACCCCTCCGGGCAAGCTACGCGGGCAGGCCGGGGGCCTGCCCGGTGGGCGCGCGGCGCCACCGTAGGCGGTGTGCGCGGACATGATCGAGGCTTCGGTGCCTCTACGGCGGAATCCGGCCGTGAAGGCGCCGAAACGCCGATCATGAGGCCCCCGCGCCCCGATGATCGGCGACTTGGCGCACCCACGGCTGTCCGGGCCGCCGTGAGCGCACCGAGTCGGCGATCTTCCCGCGGTGAGGACCAACCAAGGCCGCGCACCGGGGCCTGATCGGCGATCAAGGCGAAATGGTGGCTAGTTGATCTTCAACGGCGACCATCTGCCCTTGATCGTGGCCGGTCACCCTTTCTCGCGGCCATCAGCCCTTGATCGTCGCTGCAGGCCACACAGATCCGAGCTGCTGATCATGCGCCGGACCGCCTCCTGGCGGCGCCGCGCGCCCCATCGGGCAGGCCCCCGGCCTGCCCCAGCGCATGCCCGAGGGGCCGCAGAGGCTCGCAGGTCAAGGGGCCGCGGACCGGCTCGCGCAGCGACGCCGCAGGCGCCCTTGAGCTGGGAGGGGCGGCCCCGCACGATGCGCGGCGCCGCCAGGAGGGCCGGGTGCGACTCGGTCAGGCCGGGGCGCACCAGCGGTCGAGCAATTCCCGGTAGATCACCACGGTCTCCTCCACCCGGCTGGCGAGGCAGTACTCGTCGACCACGTGGCACTGGGCAGGCTCCCCCGGCCCGAGCACCACGGTGGGTGCGGGAACGTCGTCGGCACCGAGCACCCCGGCCAGGACGGACGCGTCGGTGAAGAACCGCGCGGGCGGCGCCACCGCGTCGGACACGCCCGCGGCCTGCAACGCAGAACGCACCATGCCGACGAACGGCTCGTCGGCTCCGGTGTCCAGCGGCGGCAGCACGACGTGGTCGGCCACGTCCACCTGCTCCCCCGCGAGCAGCCCGACCTGGGCGCGCAGCTGCCCGGCTTCGACGCCCGGCACGGTGCGGATGTCCAGCATCAGCTCCGCGGCGTCCGGCACGACGTTCGGGGCCACGCCGCCACGCAGGACGCCGACGTTCGCGGTGACCGGACCGAAACCGGTCGTCCCGGGGCCAGCCCGCGTGGTCGTGCAGCGCCACCGCCGCCCGCGCGAGCCGGACCACCGCGTTGTCACCCAGCTCCGGTGCGGAGCCGTGGGCGGCGCGCCCGGCGGCACGCAGGCGCATCCAGTGCGCGCCCTTGTGCCCGATCACGAGGGCGTTGGCCGTCGGCTCGGCGACGACGAGTGGGCCGCCACGGGCCATCGCGTCCCGGCCGGGTGCGTCCAGCTCGACCAGCCCGGTGCAGCCGGTCTCCTCGCCGGCGGTGAGCACGAGCTGCACGCCCCGACACGCGTGCGGACGGCCCGCGTGCTCGATCGTGGCGACCACCGCCGCGGCCACGCCGGACTTCATGTCGCTCGCGCCGCGGCCCACGACCTTGTCGCCGTCGCGTTCGGCCGCCCACGGGTCGACCGACCAGTCGTCGGGCTGGACGGGGACGGTGTCGAGGTGGCCGGTGAACGTGAGCGGCGGCCCGTCGCCGCCCGCCGTGCGGGCGACGAGCTGCTCCCGCCCCGGCTCCCACGCGAGCAGCTGGGTGCCGAGCCCGGCCTTCTCCACCAGGGCAGCGCAGTGCCGGGCCGCGGCGCCCTCGCCGCCGCCGACCGTCCGGAACCTGATCAGCTCGCTCAGCAGGCCGAGGACGTCGGTCACCGCAGCACCTCGCCCTTGGTCTCGGGCAGGGTGAGGATCACGGCGAAGGCGATCACGGCGCCGGCGGCGACGTACCAGAAGAACGCCTGGGCGTAGCCCGCGGCGGACAGCGTTTGGATCACCAGCGGGGCCGTTCCGCCGAACGTCGCGACCGTGAGGTTGTACCAGGCGCCGATGCCCAGCCCGCGCAGCTCGGTGGGGAAGAGCTCGCTCATGATCGCCGGCGCGATCGAGGTCATCGCCGTGTAGAGCCCGAGCCCCACACCGAAGACCACGAGCATGTTCCAGAAGCCGGGCCCGATCAGGAACGAGAGCGGAACGATCAGCACAGCCGTGGCGGCGGACCAGACCATGAGCTGCGGCTTGCGGCCGAACCGGTCCGACAGCACGCCCATCGGGTACTGCAGCACCACGAACAGCGCCGTCGCGATCGACAGCGCCGTGAACACCTGGCCGGGGTCGGCGCCGCGCGAGCTCACCGCGAACGGCGTGAGGGCCGAGAAGAACGTGTAGTAGCACAGCGTGGAGAGCAGCGTGAACGCGACGAGCTGCCCCACCGCCTTCGGGTGCTCGGTCAGCGTCAGCAGCAGTGGGTGCTTCACCTGCTGGGCCTTGGCCTTGTTCTCCTCGAACTGCTCGGTCTCCGGCATCGCCCGCCGCAGCCACAGCCCGATGAGCCCGAGCACGCCGCCGAGGATGAACGGGATGCGCCACCCGTACGCGGCCAGCTCCTCGCGGCTCAGCACCGCGGTGAGCAGCGCTCCGAGCAGCGAGGCGGCCAGCACCGCGGATCCGGTGGAGATGTAGAAGAACGACGAGTAGCGGCCGCGTCGCTCCGGCGGCGCGATCTCACCGAGGTAGGCCGAGGCGTTGGAGACCTCCCCGCCCAGCGACATGCCCTGCCCGACGCGCGCGAGCAGCAGCAGGATCGGCGCGAGCCAGCCCACCTGGTCCCACGTCGGCAGGATGCCGATGATGAACGACCCGCCCGCCATCAGGGTGATCGTCAGCAGCATCGCCGTGCGCCGCCCCCGCAGGTCGGCGAACCGGCCGAGCAGCCAGCCGCCCAGCGGGCGGAAGAAGAACGCCAGCGCGTACGCGGCGAACGTGTTGATCAGTGCGAGCGTCGGGTTCTCCGGCGAGAAGATCTGCGTCGCGAAGAAGATGCTGAACGTCGCGTAGATCGTCCAGTCGTACCACTCGATGGCGTTCCCGACCGACGCCGCCAGCAGCGTCCGGACGGGCAGCCGGTGTACCAGCGCTTCCTGGGAGCGGGACGGCGTCGATCGGTCGGACACAGGTCACTCCGGGGGTCGTGACGGACGGTGAGGTGACATTAGGCCACCCGGCCCCCGTCGTCACCCGAGAGCGTGGATCAGTCGGCGAGGCGGAACGCGAGCTTCGTCTCCCACTTGGTCGTGTCCGGCTGCTCTGCGGGATTCGTGAGCAGCAGCTCCAGCCGGCAGCCCCACCGCGTGCCGCGCTCGGTCCCGGTGGCGTCGAAGGTCAGGCCCTGCGCGGCGGCCTCGTCCTGGAACGCCCCGGTGACGGCGATCAGCTCGTCGGGGTGCCCGACGTGCGTGGTGGTGGCGTAGCGGCCGGCCGGCAGCACACCCGCGAGCACCTCGCCGTCACCGTCGACGGGCGCCGCGACCGGTACGCCGGCCTCGACGTCGAGCTCACGCTCCATGTCGATCAGGAGGTAGCGGAAGAACGGCGGGCCCGCCGGGTCGACCCCACGCTCGGCGAGCCACCCGAACAACCCGGGGAGGCGGTCGGCGATCTCGGGGAAGGTCTGCATCGTCACCGTGCGCCGGACCGCGACGTACGGTTGGGCGGGGCGGTCGACGATCTCCAGGTTCATGCTCATGACCGTGTAGACCGGTGGGAGGACGCGAACTCATCGGTCCGCGGCGATCGCCACTTCCGCGCACGCCTCCAGGTCGGCGAGCTGCCCCTGCAGCTTCGCGCGGATCCGCTCGACGGCGGCGCGGCCGAGCGGCAGCCGCAGCGGCGCCGACGGCGCGTGCACGGCGTCGATGATCGCCTCGGCCGCACGGACCGGGTCGCCCGGCTGCCTCCCGTGCTGCGCGGCGAAGCGGGCGCGCAGCGCACCGGCGGGACCCTCCTCGTAGTCCGGGATCGGCGTGGCGTGGTGCAGGGACCGGCCGAGGAACTCGGTGCGGAACGGGCCCGGCTCGACGATCGTGACCCGGATCCCGAACGGCGCTACCTCGCCGGAGAGGGCCT
This window harbors:
- the cbiQ gene encoding cobalt ECF transporter T component CbiQ; the protein is MSAGHAHPLYLPRSSPVHRLPAEVKIVAAFAVVLCVVATPREAFGVFGGYLLLLAAVWTIARIPPGWIARRALIEAPFVVLAVLLPITGGAPHVEWPLVGQLSLTLSEPGLLGAWNILVKGTLGVLTSLTLAATTPLRDLLLGLQRLHAPALVVTIATLMLRYVDVIIGEARRMRLARISRGHDPRFLWQAGATARGVGSLFVRSYERGERVHLAMLSRGWTGRMPPLSDARTSRGQWLAGLAPVPVAVALATAGWMLS
- a CDS encoding energy-coupling factor ABC transporter ATP-binding protein, translating into MSTVPDPAATAVAATPPSSLEVRGLAFAYPDGHQALYGVDLTVRRGERVALLGPNGAGKTTLVLHLNGILTPGRGSVAVGGLPVARAHLREIRRRVGIVFQDPDDQLFLPTVGEDVAFGPANFGVSGAALAARVDAALAAVGMGEHRDRSPLHLSGGQRRRVALATVLACEPEILVLDEPSTNLDPVARRELAEVLLGLDTTMLMVTHDLPYALQLCPRSVVLDDGVVVADGPTRELLADADLLRRHRLELPYGFSP
- a CDS encoding GNAT family N-acetyltransferase yields the protein MDIEITPGALGDVDALAPLWKAMVEHHRTVVAGRVPVRPAGEAWERRRREYASWLGDGSGLLFLAHREGADEVVGYAMCRLLPSGPTFDLGPVRGDVESLAVSPQARGAGVGTALLGAVRTELEARGCRHWSISVAADNAGAVRLYERVGFRPLVQMMHAPLTG
- a CDS encoding SPFH domain-containing protein, which encodes MTEGTVVLIVVVLLVLLVVVSLIKAVQIIPQATAAVIERLGRYKGTAEPGLAFLVPFIDKVRERIDLREQVVSFPPQPVITQDNLTVNIDTVVYFQVTDPKAAVYEISDYITGVEQITTTTLRNVVGGMTLEGTLTSRDQINTVLRGELDEATGRWGIRVGRVEIKAIDPPASIQESMERQMKADREKRAMILTAEGQRESAIRSAEGNKQSQILTAEGAKQAAILNAEAERQSRILRAQGERAAQYLQAQGQAKAIEKVFAAIKAARPTPELLTYQYLQTLPEMAKGEANKVWIVPSDFGKALEGFTRMLGVPGEDGVFRFEPSPVEDTVSLTKPEDDDESIKGWFDTASDPEIAKVVADAEAQARKEVPPIGAPIPATPSPQTVSAPRAPSEPGPAYGAATPREGRPQSPTPSPTPSPTQTRQPESAVPTPPHGIPQVPTDRGGVRGNGGPRPGYPAPPPQ
- a CDS encoding NfeD family protein; this translates as MTAAVIWLIVGGLLVVAELLSGEFVLLMLGGGALAAGGASLLVGGPVVGGVVFAVVSVLLLFAVRPALRRRLDRGVDPAVMHHQALLGSTAIVVATVDEHGGRVKIGGELWSARTSDGHGAIEPGARVTVLSISGATAVVVAQD
- a CDS encoding DUF3097 domain-containing protein, which gives rise to MTRAHDYRGAFAADGTRIRTRKQIPEVVAEPGLVVEDPASGFCGAVVGVDARGVTLEDRHGGRRVFPLRPAGFLYEGAPATLVVPRSAPAAPARSASGSVRVQGHTARTARAARIWVEGLHDAELVERVWGHDLRVEGVVVEPMHGMDDLAAAVAEFEPGPQRRLGVLVDHLVEGSKETRAAAAVAGPHVLVTGHPYVDVWQAVKPSVVGIGAWPEVPRGTDWKTGVCRALRWGEPADGARRVLGAVRTYRDLETPLIGAVEQLIDFVTT
- a CDS encoding M20/M25/M40 family metallo-hydrolase, with the protein product MPPGAPPTAPHRSWVTTRWSGSRGRRWRCTTTRAGPGTTGFGPVTANVGVLRGGVAPNVVPDAAELMLDIRTVPGVEAGQLRAQVGLLAGEQVDVADHVVLPPLDTGADEPFVGMVRSALQAAGVSDAVAPPARFFTDASVLAGVLGADDVPAPTVVLGPGEPAQCHVVDEYCLASRVEETVVIYRELLDRWCAPA
- a CDS encoding MFS transporter, with the translated sequence MSDRSTPSRSQEALVHRLPVRTLLAASVGNAIEWYDWTIYATFSIFFATQIFSPENPTLALINTFAAYALAFFFRPLGGWLLGRFADLRGRRTAMLLTITLMAGGSFIIGILPTWDQVGWLAPILLLLARVGQGMSLGGEVSNASAYLGEIAPPERRGRYSSFFYISTGSAVLAASLLGALLTAVLSREELAAYGWRIPFILGGVLGLIGLWLRRAMPETEQFEENKAKAQQVKHPLLLTLTEHPKAVGQLVAFTLLSTLCYYTFFSALTPFAVSSRGADPGQVFTALSIATALFVVLQYPMGVLSDRFGRKPQLMVWSAATAVLIVPLSFLIGPGFWNMLVVFGVGLGLYTAMTSIAPAIMSELFPTELRGLGIGAWYNLTVATFGGTAPLVIQTLSAAGYAQAFFWYVAAGAVIAFAVILTLPETKGEVLR
- a CDS encoding GyrI-like domain-containing protein encodes the protein MNLEIVDRPAQPYVAVRRTVTMQTFPEIADRLPGLFGWLAERGVDPAGPPFFRYLLIDMERELDVEAGVPVAAPVDGDGEVLAGVLPAGRYATTTHVGHPDELIAVTGAFQDEAAAQGLTFDATGTERGTRWGCRLELLLTNPAEQPDTTKWETKLAFRLAD